A stretch of Sinimarinibacterium sp. NLF-5-8 DNA encodes these proteins:
- a CDS encoding aminotransferase class V-fold PLP-dependent enzyme, with amino-acid sequence MADGSVVDPDGLQEYSVVFTDRVLNHMSQRFQKVMRELSATLRQVYHADAVALVPGGGSYGMEAVARQFAHDKKCLVIRNGWFSYRWTQIFESCGIVPSHEVLKAQRIGSGDQAAFAPPAIEAVEAAIAQGKPDLVFAPHVETASGIVLPDDYLRRVAAAVHAHGGLFILDCVASGALWVDMKACGVDVLLTAPQKAWSAPPSCAVVLFSAAAEARLGQTKSSSFANDLGKWRQIMQAYENGGHAYHCTVPTTALVQFNDAVQETVARGLDYLRQQQISLGEQVRALLAEHGFASVAAEGFASPTVVVSYTEDADVRSGARFVQAGLQAAAGVPLACDEGEAFSTFRIGLFGLDKLGDVDGTVARLRAALRQMGV; translated from the coding sequence GTGGCAGATGGCAGCGTGGTCGATCCCGACGGTTTGCAGGAATATTCAGTGGTCTTTACCGATCGCGTGCTCAATCACATGAGCCAGCGCTTTCAAAAAGTGATGCGCGAACTTTCGGCCACGCTCAGGCAGGTTTATCACGCCGATGCGGTGGCGCTGGTGCCGGGGGGTGGCAGTTATGGCATGGAAGCGGTGGCCCGTCAGTTTGCGCACGATAAAAAATGCCTGGTGATCCGCAATGGCTGGTTCAGCTACCGCTGGACCCAGATTTTTGAGAGCTGTGGCATTGTCCCCAGCCATGAGGTCCTCAAGGCGCAGCGCATCGGCAGTGGCGATCAGGCCGCCTTTGCACCGCCGGCCATCGAGGCCGTAGAAGCGGCGATTGCGCAGGGCAAGCCGGATCTGGTGTTTGCCCCGCATGTTGAAACGGCCTCCGGCATCGTGCTGCCGGACGACTACCTCCGGCGCGTGGCTGCCGCGGTACATGCCCATGGCGGCTTGTTCATTCTGGATTGCGTGGCCTCCGGCGCGCTGTGGGTCGATATGAAAGCCTGCGGCGTTGACGTTTTGCTGACGGCACCGCAAAAAGCCTGGAGCGCGCCACCCAGCTGTGCCGTGGTGTTGTTCAGCGCCGCTGCCGAAGCGCGTCTGGGTCAAACCAAAAGCAGCAGCTTTGCCAATGATCTTGGCAAGTGGCGGCAGATCATGCAGGCCTATGAAAACGGTGGCCATGCTTACCACTGCACCGTTCCCACCACGGCGCTGGTGCAATTCAACGATGCCGTGCAGGAAACCGTGGCGCGCGGGCTCGACTACCTGCGGCAACAGCAAATCAGCCTGGGCGAGCAGGTGCGCGCGCTGCTGGCCGAGCACGGCTTTGCCAGTGTTGCCGCCGAAGGCTTTGCGTCGCCGACGGTAGTGGTCAGTTACACCGAAGATGCCGACGTGCGCAGCGGTGCCCGGTTTGTTCAGGCGGGACTGCAAGCCGCTGCCGGGGTGCCGCTGGCCTGCGATGAAGGTGAGGCTTTCAGCACGTTTCGTATTGGCCTGTTTGGTCTGGACAAGCTCGGTGACGTTGACGGCACCGTGGCACGTCTGCGCGCGGCACTCAGGCAAATGGGCGTCTGA
- the dnaX gene encoding DNA polymerase III subunit gamma/tau, with the protein MRAATLCGSGLDGFFIHLLRWGWLIVVISSTISARLPLDDPIPMSYLALARKYRPRTFDDVMGQSHVVKALSHALDGDRLHPAILLTGTRGIGKTTLARIIAKCLNCETGVSATPCGRCSACAEVDQGRCVDLLEIDAASNTGVDDVRQLIDNAQYAPARGRYKVYLIDEVHMLSKSAFNALLKTLEEPPAHVKFILATTDPQKLLVTVLSRCLQFNLKRLPVALIRDQLAKVLDAESVTYEASALAEIARAADGSMRDGLSLLDQAIAFAGGQTIAHEDVEAMLGTSGRARLRALLQALATRNPEAVLEALEGLDAQAPDYAALLSELATALQRLAMLQLLPTLNTDEDDAALITLKDRISAEDVQLYYQIAIHGRRDLPWAPDPRIGFEMTALRMLAFAPDDAAPSAAGPASGQAHGNDRRQGSRNQASAHPSTHSSGHSRAVPGDAPSAGKPLIPGRPLSAEDWSARVENLNIEGYTRQLARHCTWQGLEHGHLRLGLDAQVQHLFTEERRTALETALTEQTGTALTLTITLSAQAAGPTPAQIAQQREVERQQAAEQSMHADPVVRAFVDQFGASIKPGSIRALDS; encoded by the coding sequence GTGCGGGCCGCCACCCTCTGCGGCTCCGGCCTTGATGGGTTTTTCATCCACCTGCTGCGCTGGGGCTGGTTGATTGTCGTCATATCCTCCACAATCAGCGCCCGCCTGCCGTTGGACGACCCGATACCGATGAGCTATCTCGCCTTAGCGCGCAAATACCGCCCGCGTACATTTGATGATGTGATGGGGCAATCTCATGTGGTCAAGGCGCTGTCTCACGCCCTCGATGGCGACCGCCTGCATCCGGCCATTCTGCTCACCGGCACGCGCGGCATCGGCAAAACCACCCTGGCACGCATCATTGCCAAGTGTCTGAACTGTGAAACCGGCGTCAGCGCCACCCCTTGCGGCCGTTGCAGCGCCTGCGCCGAGGTGGATCAGGGGCGCTGTGTCGATCTGCTTGAGATCGACGCCGCCAGCAATACCGGCGTCGATGATGTCCGCCAGTTGATCGACAACGCCCAGTACGCCCCTGCGCGCGGCCGCTACAAGGTCTACCTGATCGACGAAGTGCACATGCTCTCCAAAAGTGCCTTCAACGCACTACTCAAAACGCTGGAGGAGCCGCCCGCACACGTCAAATTCATTCTGGCCACGACCGATCCGCAAAAGCTGCTGGTCACGGTGCTGTCACGCTGCCTGCAATTCAATCTGAAGCGTTTGCCGGTGGCATTGATCCGCGATCAACTCGCCAAGGTTCTGGATGCCGAGTCGGTGACTTATGAAGCCTCGGCACTGGCCGAGATCGCGCGCGCAGCCGATGGCTCGATGCGTGATGGCCTGTCGCTGCTCGATCAGGCCATCGCCTTTGCCGGCGGCCAGACCATTGCACACGAAGACGTCGAAGCCATGCTCGGCACCAGCGGCCGCGCGCGCCTGCGGGCCCTGCTTCAGGCTCTGGCTACACGCAACCCCGAAGCCGTGCTCGAAGCCCTTGAGGGACTGGATGCCCAGGCGCCGGATTACGCGGCCTTGCTCAGCGAGCTGGCAACAGCATTGCAACGTCTGGCGATGCTGCAACTGCTGCCGACCCTCAACACCGATGAAGACGATGCTGCACTGATCACGCTCAAGGATCGCATCAGCGCCGAAGACGTACAGCTCTATTATCAGATTGCCATCCATGGCCGCCGCGATCTGCCGTGGGCGCCGGATCCGCGCATCGGCTTTGAAATGACCGCGCTGCGCATGCTGGCGTTTGCCCCCGATGACGCCGCTCCGTCTGCGGCAGGCCCGGCATCCGGACAGGCGCATGGCAACGACCGTCGCCAGGGCAGTCGTAACCAAGCCAGCGCCCACCCATCCACTCATTCATCAGGCCACAGTCGCGCTGTCCCCGGTGATGCCCCATCCGCAGGCAAGCCGCTGATCCCCGGCCGCCCCCTCAGCGCCGAGGACTGGAGCGCGCGCGTGGAAAACCTGAATATCGAAGGCTACACCCGCCAGCTCGCACGCCATTGCACCTGGCAGGGACTCGAACACGGCCACTTGCGCCTGGGACTGGATGCGCAGGTGCAGCACTTGTTCACCGAAGAACGCCGCACCGCGCTGGAAACCGCCCTGACCGAACAGACCGGTACTGCACTGACGCTGACCATCACCCTCAGTGCGCAGGCCGCAGGGCCAACACCCGCTCAGATTGCCCAGCAACGCGAAGTCGAACGTCAACAGGCTGCCGAACAGTCCATGCACGCCGACCCGGTGGTGCGCGCGTTTGTTGACCAGTTTGGCGCCAGCATCAAACCCGGCTCGATCCGCGCGCTGGACAGTTAA
- a CDS encoding ATP-dependent DNA helicase, whose product MKLDPATLASLLGSDGVLAQAVEGFAPRAAQQQMAAEVARAIVDETALVIEAGTGTGKTFAYLLPALLSGQRTIVSTGTRTLQDQLFNRDLPRLLRAIGSEARVALLKGRANYLCLYRMKRASKVPAVQHHYFEQWLGVQDWARRTATGELSELGEFADDAPLTRQITSTADNCLGSRCEDFENCFVARARRNAQAADLVVINHHLLLADFTLKDRGFGQILAGSDAIIMDEAHQLPELAAQFFGCRISTRQLQDLAKDVQIEAQNCGDLPHVQESAQLLSADVSVLAPFLARLSNRLLLARFCHTPGVAPVLDRIEHSIEALYQALKPLEERSAEFSGLLERTFVLRSHWLQVLDRAPADADAEASPEGASPDSAPPRVREVRWVEAVGQGGSLNLTPIDLSDSFARMRSTYPGAWILTSATLAAGHDFKHFVDQLGLPAETPTTQLQSPFDFATQARLYLPPGLPDPNDPTYPQAIAEAALPVIQAAGGGAFVLCTSYRALRVIAQFLREQLSLNVLVQGEDARSALLDRFVADGNAVLVGTSSFWEGVDVRGQALRVVIIDRLPFAAPGDPVLDAKIEAIKSRGGSAFFELQLPEAIIMLRQGAGRLIRDPQDRGLLMLCDPRLTQKSYGRKVLAALPPMPRVRDAVAVTDWLDQIGEACA is encoded by the coding sequence GTGAAGCTCGATCCGGCCACGCTGGCATCGCTGCTGGGCAGTGATGGCGTTCTGGCGCAGGCCGTTGAAGGGTTTGCCCCACGCGCGGCGCAGCAGCAGATGGCCGCCGAAGTGGCGCGCGCGATCGTGGATGAAACGGCGCTGGTGATCGAAGCCGGTACCGGCACCGGCAAAACCTTTGCCTATCTTCTGCCGGCGCTGTTGTCGGGACAGCGCACGATCGTCTCCACCGGCACGCGCACCTTGCAGGATCAACTGTTCAACCGCGACCTGCCGCGTCTGCTGCGCGCGATCGGCAGCGAGGCCCGAGTGGCGCTGCTCAAGGGGCGTGCCAATTATCTGTGTCTGTACCGGATGAAGCGCGCCAGCAAGGTGCCGGCGGTTCAACACCATTATTTTGAACAGTGGCTTGGGGTGCAGGACTGGGCGCGGCGCACCGCAACCGGCGAGTTGTCGGAGTTGGGTGAATTTGCCGACGATGCGCCGCTGACCCGGCAAATCACCTCTACGGCGGATAATTGTCTGGGCAGCCGCTGCGAGGATTTTGAAAATTGCTTTGTCGCGCGCGCGCGGCGCAATGCCCAGGCGGCCGATCTGGTCGTCATCAACCATCACTTGCTGCTGGCCGACTTCACCCTCAAGGATCGCGGTTTTGGCCAGATTCTGGCGGGCAGCGACGCCATCATCATGGATGAGGCTCATCAGCTGCCCGAATTGGCTGCGCAGTTCTTTGGTTGTCGTATTTCAACCCGGCAACTGCAGGATTTGGCCAAAGACGTGCAGATCGAAGCGCAAAACTGTGGCGATCTGCCGCATGTCCAAGAAAGCGCGCAACTGTTGTCGGCAGACGTTTCGGTGCTGGCGCCGTTTCTGGCGCGGTTGAGCAACCGCCTGTTGCTGGCGCGTTTTTGCCACACCCCGGGCGTGGCGCCGGTGCTCGATCGCATCGAACATTCGATCGAGGCGCTGTATCAGGCGCTCAAACCGCTGGAGGAGCGCAGCGCCGAGTTTTCCGGATTGCTGGAACGCACCTTTGTGTTGCGCAGCCATTGGTTGCAGGTGCTGGATCGTGCGCCTGCCGACGCCGACGCCGAGGCCAGCCCCGAAGGGGCGTCGCCGGATTCTGCGCCGCCACGCGTCCGGGAGGTGCGCTGGGTGGAGGCGGTCGGTCAGGGGGGCAGCCTCAACCTGACGCCGATCGACCTGTCGGACAGCTTTGCGCGGATGCGCAGCACTTATCCGGGCGCCTGGATTCTGACTTCGGCAACCTTGGCGGCGGGACATGATTTCAAGCATTTTGTCGATCAGTTGGGGCTGCCTGCCGAAACGCCAACCACCCAGCTTCAAAGCCCGTTTGATTTTGCCACCCAGGCGCGGCTGTATCTGCCGCCGGGTTTGCCCGACCCCAACGATCCCACCTATCCGCAGGCGATTGCCGAGGCCGCGCTGCCGGTGATCCAGGCGGCGGGCGGCGGTGCATTCGTGCTGTGCACCAGCTACCGCGCGCTGCGGGTGATTGCGCAGTTCTTGCGTGAACAACTCAGCCTGAATGTGCTGGTGCAGGGCGAAGATGCGCGCTCGGCGCTGTTGGATCGCTTTGTTGCCGATGGCAATGCGGTGCTGGTGGGCACCAGCAGCTTCTGGGAAGGGGTTGATGTGCGCGGTCAGGCGCTGCGTGTCGTCATCATCGACCGTCTGCCGTTTGCGGCACCGGGCGATCCGGTGCTGGATGCCAAGATCGAAGCAATCAAGTCACGCGGGGGCAGTGCATTTTTTGAACTGCAACTGCCGGAAGCCATCATCATGCTGCGCCAGGGCGCCGGACGGCTGATCCGCGACCCTCAGGATCGCGGACTGTTGATGTTGTGCGATCCACGGCTCACACAAAAAAGCTATGGCCGCAAAGTGCTGGCAGCGCTGCCGCCGATGCCACGGGTGCGCGATGCGGTCGCCGTGACCGATTGGCTGGATCAGATTGGGGAGGCTTGCGCATGA
- a CDS encoding YqaA family protein, whose protein sequence is MWDVGAYLGLLASAFVAATLLPLQSEAVLSALLLAAAQPVWALLLVATVGNVLGSIVNWWLGRWIERFRDRRWFAPSAEALARAQLRYQRYGYWSLLLSWAPIIGDPLTLVAGVMREPLLRFVLIVTLAKAARYAVIAMLVLGWA, encoded by the coding sequence ATGTGGGACGTCGGCGCATATCTGGGGCTGCTGGCGTCGGCGTTTGTCGCCGCCACGTTGCTGCCGCTGCAATCCGAGGCGGTTTTGTCGGCGCTGCTGCTGGCTGCGGCGCAGCCTGTCTGGGCACTGCTGCTGGTGGCCACTGTCGGCAATGTGCTGGGGTCGATCGTCAACTGGTGGCTGGGGCGGTGGATCGAGCGTTTTCGTGATCGGCGCTGGTTTGCGCCGTCGGCCGAGGCGTTGGCGCGCGCGCAGCTGCGGTATCAGCGCTATGGGTATTGGTCTTTGCTGCTGAGCTGGGCGCCGATCATTGGCGATCCACTGACCCTGGTGGCCGGCGTGATGCGCGAGCCGCTGCTGCGTTTTGTGCTGATCGTGACCCTGGCCAAGGCTGCGCGTTACGCCGTGATTGCGATGCTGGTGCTTGGGTGGGCGTAG
- the tsaB gene encoding tRNA (adenosine(37)-N6)-threonylcarbamoyltransferase complex dimerization subunit type 1 TsaB: MNLLALDTATEACSVALQVGTAVIARHTVAGRSHTEQLMPMVQALMAEAGLGFAQIDGYACGVGPGSFAGVRIGVGFVKGLALAVARPVVPLSSLMLLAWPELTAGRARVVAAIDARLDEVYSAEYAWQDGHAVLQAPERVCDPQQIAPVAATPTPAPYVGVGSGWARYGDVLQSALGARALAIKAEALPRAEDGLTWALAQLQAGQGIDADALVPAYLRHKVALTLAEQRARKKA; the protein is encoded by the coding sequence ATGAATCTGCTGGCGCTGGATACCGCGACCGAGGCGTGTTCGGTGGCGTTGCAGGTTGGCACTGCCGTGATCGCGCGGCATACGGTTGCCGGGCGTTCACATACCGAGCAGTTGATGCCGATGGTGCAGGCGCTGATGGCCGAAGCCGGCCTCGGTTTTGCCCAGATTGACGGCTATGCCTGCGGCGTTGGACCCGGAAGCTTTGCGGGGGTGCGCATCGGGGTTGGCTTTGTCAAAGGCCTGGCGCTGGCGGTGGCGCGCCCGGTGGTGCCGCTGTCATCGCTGATGTTGCTGGCCTGGCCCGAGCTGACCGCCGGGCGCGCGCGCGTGGTTGCGGCGATCGACGCGCGCCTGGATGAGGTCTACAGCGCTGAATATGCCTGGCAGGACGGGCACGCGGTGCTGCAAGCCCCGGAGCGGGTCTGCGATCCGCAGCAGATTGCGCCTGTGGCGGCGACCCCCACCCCCGCCCCGTATGTGGGCGTGGGCAGTGGCTGGGCGCGCTATGGCGATGTTCTGCAATCGGCGCTTGGCGCGCGCGCGCTGGCCATCAAGGCAGAGGCGCTGCCGCGCGCCGAAGATGGCCTGACCTGGGCGCTGGCACAGTTGCAGGCCGGGCAGGGAATCGATGCCGATGCGCTGGTGCCGGCGTATCTGCGTCACAAAGTGGCGCTGACGCTGGCCGAACAGCGCGCGCGCAAAAAGGCCTGA
- the yjgA gene encoding ribosome biogenesis factor YjgA, protein MRHSPASEFDDRPPSRSQRKRDADALWQIGMSLLELSEQHLQHPGISAEVRAALADYRRFPTMEAKRRQMQYIAKLLRVTDPDALDAALHAHQRNKQRDTDTLSEAENWRQRLLTEDQAWDDWCHQVPQGNQKALRGLLTNARREWQQAVDRALPGEAPKKGKLYKELFQKLRATLLARNQAQD, encoded by the coding sequence ATGCGTCACTCGCCTGCTTCTGAATTTGATGATCGCCCGCCCAGCCGCTCGCAGCGCAAACGCGATGCCGATGCGCTGTGGCAGATCGGCATGTCGCTGCTGGAGCTGTCCGAACAGCATTTGCAGCATCCCGGCATTTCAGCCGAAGTGCGCGCAGCACTGGCCGATTACCGCCGTTTTCCAACCATGGAAGCCAAACGGCGGCAGATGCAATACATCGCCAAATTGCTGCGCGTGACCGACCCCGACGCGCTCGATGCCGCACTGCACGCCCATCAGCGCAACAAACAACGCGATACCGATACGCTCAGCGAAGCCGAAAACTGGCGTCAGCGCCTGCTCACCGAAGATCAGGCCTGGGACGACTGGTGCCACCAGGTGCCACAAGGTAACCAAAAAGCCCTGCGCGGACTGCTCACCAATGCCCGGCGTGAATGGCAGCAAGCCGTCGATCGCGCGCTGCCCGGCGAGGCGCCCAAAAAAGGCAAGCTCTACAAAGAACTGTTCCAGAAGCTGCGCGCAACATTGCTGGCACGCAATCAAGCGCAAGACTAA
- a CDS encoding YbaB/EbfC family nucleoid-associated protein, with product MKNQLGNLMRQAQQMQEKMQRAQDEIARMEVVGESGAGMVKVTLTGKYQCRRVEISPDAFSEDREFVEDLIAAAINDAAQKVEETSKGKLGAVTAGMQLPPGFSL from the coding sequence ATGAAAAATCAACTCGGCAACCTGATGCGCCAGGCGCAGCAGATGCAGGAAAAAATGCAGCGCGCGCAGGATGAGATCGCCCGCATGGAAGTCGTTGGCGAATCCGGCGCCGGCATGGTCAAGGTCACGCTGACCGGCAAATACCAGTGCCGCCGCGTCGAAATCAGCCCCGATGCGTTCAGCGAAGATCGTGAGTTTGTTGAAGATCTGATCGCCGCGGCAATCAACGATGCCGCACAAAAAGTTGAAGAAACCAGCAAAGGCAAACTCGGCGCCGTCACTGCCGGCATGCAATTGCCACCGGGGTTCAGCCTGTAA
- a CDS encoding tetratricopeptide repeat protein — MKTMKKMRAQYRRWLLLLMLGGLSGCAPIQGQHQSSPQGQVIIGMPAPAATPGVPEPLPPQVDAAPVQRPPSAADISSAAVTSLMKQARAALDAAQPDQAAASLERALRIEPRNYFVWAMLGQTYLAQGNAAQAESVAAKANALGRGNPYAELINWRTIAGARETQGDATGAAQARAQATALEAQVYALSQP; from the coding sequence ATGAAGACCATGAAAAAAATGCGCGCGCAGTATCGGCGCTGGTTGTTGCTCCTGATGCTCGGTGGTTTGAGTGGCTGTGCCCCCATCCAGGGACAGCACCAGAGCAGTCCACAAGGGCAGGTCATCATCGGCATGCCGGCGCCTGCGGCGACGCCGGGCGTGCCTGAGCCGCTGCCGCCACAGGTCGATGCGGCGCCGGTGCAGCGTCCGCCGAGTGCGGCGGACATCAGCAGTGCCGCCGTCACCTCTTTGATGAAGCAGGCGCGCGCGGCGCTCGATGCCGCACAGCCCGATCAGGCGGCGGCGTCGCTGGAGCGCGCGCTGCGGATCGAGCCGCGCAATTATTTTGTCTGGGCCATGCTCGGCCAGACTTATCTGGCGCAAGGCAATGCCGCGCAGGCTGAAAGCGTTGCGGCCAAGGCCAATGCACTGGGGCGCGGCAATCCCTACGCCGAGCTGATCAACTGGCGCACCATTGCCGGCGCCCGTGAGACCCAGGGCGATGCCACCGGCGCTGCACAGGCGCGCGCGCAGGCCACTGCGCTGGAGGCGCAGGTCTACGCGCTGTCGCAGCCGTGA
- the mrcB gene encoding penicillin-binding protein 1B — protein sequence MSRPRRPLRAVVLSVLLIGFSLGLIAFSAYLMQLDQQIRVRFSGARWALPAQVYAAPMELYAGLRLSPTELTHELNRLGYREDPRLANTGSFQPSRTQIDIHVRPFDFWDEKQAGQKLGVRFEGNSISAVYRLDDGVLQDIVRLDPMLIGSIFPRHGEDRVLVRIDEVPDLLVQGLVAVEDRQFFRHHGVSPRAIFRAALANLRAGHVVQGGSTITQQLVKNFFLSSRQTLIRKIDEAFMALLIERHYSKREILEAYFNEVHLGQDGNRAVHGFGLGAHFYYNKPLSELEPQEIAMLVGLIKGPSYYNPRRNPERALARRDLVLDIFHSEGLIDDAAYQRARVQSLGVDSGRRGGAERFPAFVELVKRQLREQYQEEDLTDDGLRIFTTLNPRAQEALERRISEALPTLERSRKLKAGTLESAGVVVAPEGGEVLALVSGREVRFAGFNRALDARRPIGSLVKPFVYLTALQQPDQFNLNSLIPDEPLVINQAGAKPWAPKNYDRKLHGAQPLYKALAQSYNLPVVHVGMQLGASRVMETLKRAGYRGNAAAVPSIFLGALEMAPIDVAQMYATLAAGGFRAPLSAIREVQTKEGQPLKRFPIKVEQTLPESAVYLVDWAMRKVMSEGTGRAAYATIAGNVLLAGKSGTTDDYRDSWFAGFAADHAAVIWVGRDDNQSSGLTGSSGALPIWTQVMNDLRVQSFDPLPPPTIEEVLLDRATGLRADGGCPAAQMIPVMRDHVPQRWAPCALESTDSAPGWLRDLFGWP from the coding sequence ATGTCACGTCCACGTCGTCCTTTGCGAGCCGTTGTGCTCTCGGTGCTGTTGATCGGATTCAGCCTTGGGTTGATTGCGTTCAGCGCGTATTTGATGCAACTCGATCAGCAAATCCGGGTACGGTTTTCTGGTGCGCGCTGGGCGTTGCCGGCCCAGGTTTATGCCGCGCCGATGGAGCTATATGCGGGGCTGCGGCTGTCGCCGACGGAGTTGACCCACGAGCTCAACCGGCTGGGGTACCGGGAGGATCCGCGCCTGGCCAACACCGGCAGTTTTCAGCCTTCGCGCACGCAGATCGACATCCATGTCCGTCCGTTTGATTTCTGGGACGAAAAACAGGCCGGGCAAAAACTGGGCGTGCGCTTTGAAGGCAACAGCATCAGTGCGGTGTATCGACTCGATGATGGCGTGCTGCAGGATATCGTGCGGCTCGATCCGATGCTGATCGGCAGTATTTTTCCGCGCCATGGCGAAGACCGCGTGCTGGTGCGCATCGATGAGGTGCCGGATCTGCTGGTTCAGGGGCTGGTGGCGGTTGAGGATCGGCAGTTTTTCCGCCACCACGGTGTCAGTCCCCGCGCGATTTTCCGGGCGGCGCTGGCCAATCTGCGCGCGGGTCATGTGGTGCAGGGGGGCAGCACCATTACCCAGCAATTGGTCAAGAACTTTTTTCTGAGCAGCCGCCAGACCCTGATCCGCAAGATCGACGAAGCGTTCATGGCGCTGCTGATCGAACGACACTACAGCAAGCGCGAGATTCTCGAAGCGTATTTCAACGAAGTTCATCTGGGGCAGGACGGCAATCGCGCCGTTCATGGTTTTGGCCTGGGCGCGCACTTTTATTACAACAAGCCGCTGTCGGAGCTGGAGCCGCAAGAAATCGCAATGCTGGTGGGGCTGATCAAGGGACCTTCTTACTACAACCCGCGTCGCAATCCCGAGCGCGCGCTGGCGCGGCGGGATCTGGTGCTCGATATCTTTCACAGCGAAGGCTTGATTGACGATGCCGCCTATCAGCGCGCGCGGGTGCAGTCACTGGGCGTGGACAGTGGCCGACGCGGAGGCGCCGAGCGTTTTCCGGCGTTTGTGGAACTGGTCAAGCGCCAGTTGCGCGAGCAATACCAGGAAGAAGACCTGACCGATGATGGTCTGCGGATTTTTACCACGCTCAATCCACGCGCGCAGGAAGCGCTGGAACGGCGGATTTCCGAGGCACTGCCAACGCTGGAACGCAGCCGCAAGCTCAAGGCCGGCACGCTGGAGTCTGCGGGGGTGGTGGTGGCGCCCGAAGGCGGTGAGGTGCTGGCGCTGGTCAGTGGCCGTGAAGTGCGTTTTGCCGGATTCAACCGCGCGCTGGATGCCCGGCGTCCCATCGGTTCGCTAGTCAAGCCGTTTGTGTATCTGACGGCGTTGCAACAGCCTGATCAGTTCAATCTGAACAGCTTGATTCCCGATGAGCCACTGGTCATCAACCAGGCCGGAGCCAAGCCGTGGGCACCCAAAAATTATGATCGCAAACTGCATGGTGCGCAGCCGTTGTACAAGGCGCTGGCGCAGTCCTACAACCTGCCGGTGGTGCATGTGGGGATGCAGCTGGGTGCGAGCCGTGTGATGGAAACGCTCAAGCGCGCGGGTTACCGGGGCAATGCCGCGGCCGTGCCGTCGATCTTTCTGGGGGCGCTGGAAATGGCGCCGATCGACGTGGCGCAGATGTATGCCACGCTGGCGGCGGGCGGTTTCAGGGCGCCGTTGTCGGCGATCCGTGAGGTGCAGACCAAGGAAGGCCAGCCGCTGAAGCGGTTTCCGATCAAGGTGGAGCAGACCTTGCCGGAGTCGGCGGTGTATCTGGTCGATTGGGCCATGCGCAAGGTGATGAGCGAAGGCACCGGGCGCGCGGCCTACGCCACCATTGCCGGCAATGTTCTGCTGGCGGGCAAGAGCGGAACCACCGACGATTATCGTGACAGCTGGTTTGCCGGGTTTGCCGCCGATCATGCAGCAGTGATCTGGGTGGGCCGTGACGATAACCAGTCCAGCGGGCTGACAGGCTCCAGCGGCGCACTGCCGATCTGGACGCAGGTGATGAACGATCTGCGCGTGCAAAGCTTTGATCCGCTGCCGCCACCGACCATCGAAGAAGTGCTGCTGGATCGTGCCACCGGCCTGCGCGCCGATGGCGGCTGTCCGGCGGCGCAGATGATTCCGGTGATGCGTGATCATGTGCCGCAGCGCTGGGCCCCCTGTGCACTGGAGTCCACCGATTCGGCGCCGGGCTGGCTGCGTGATCTGTTTGGCTGGCCATGA